A single window of Gossypium arboreum isolate Shixiya-1 chromosome 13, ASM2569848v2, whole genome shotgun sequence DNA harbors:
- the LOC108464121 gene encoding cell division cycle 5-like protein, which yields MRIMIKGGVWKNTEDEILKAAVMKYGKNQWARISSLLVRKSAKQCKARWYEWLDPSIKKTEWTREEDEKLLHLAKLMPTQWRTIAPIVGRTPSQCLERYEKLLDAACARDENYEPGDDPRKLRPGEIDPNPESKPARPDPVDMDEDEKEMLSEARARLANTRGKKAKRKAREKQLEEARRLASLQKRRELKAAGIDTRQRKRKRKGIDYNAEIPFEKRPPPGFYDVADEDRPVEQPKFPTTIEELEGKRRVDIEAQLRKQDIAKNKISQRQDTPSAILQANKLNDPETVRKRSKLMLPSPQISDHELEEIAKMGYASDLLAENEELAGGSGATRALLANYSQTPRPGMTPLRTPQRTPAGKGDAIMMEAENLARLRESQTPLLGGENPELHPSDFSGVTPKTQIQTPNPMLTPAATPGTAGLTPRTGMTPSRDGYSFALTPKGTPIRDGLHINEEMDLHDSAKLEQRRQADLRRNLRSGLGTLPQPKNEYQIVIQPPPEDNEEPEEKIEEDMSDRIARERAEEEARQQALLKKRSKVLQRELPRPPSVSLELIRDSLMRTDGDKSSFVPPTSIEQADEMIRKELLSLLEHDNAKYPLDEKANKAKKKGAKRPANGSIPSIEDFEEEEMKEADSLIKEEAEILRVAMGHENESLDDFVEAHNTCLNDLMYFPTRNAYGLSSVAGNMEKLAALQTEFENVKKKMDNDKSKAESMEKKYNVLTQGYERRAATLWRHIESTVKQIDTAGTELECFQALQKQEHLAASHRINGLWEEVQKQKELEQTLQRRYGNLMSELERMQRLMNVYRAQAEKQEEVGEKNHALELSEAAASQVAVPSAGHSEPAPSLEHLDSSLDGQPSAEVDVNADSGKEHATMDIGTDGNMHINEPLVVEDKGDDITQTLNKMSGDAATSSEVATESINPDSFSTKQESIQETVESTEVDNSCVLGGDTSENQTGMEE from the exons ATGAGGATTATGATAAAAGGAGGAGTATGGAAGAACACGGAGGATGAGATCTTGAAAGCGGCGGTTATGAAATATGGGAAGAATCAATGGGCTCGGATTTCTTCTTTGCTTGTTCGTAAATCTGCTAAGCAATGTAAAGCTCGTTGGTATGAGTGGCTGGATCCTTCTATCAAAAAG ACTGAGTGGACTAGAGAAGAGGACGAGAAACTGCTTCATCTTGCTAAGCTCATGCCAACACAATGGAGAACAATTGCTCCAATTGTTGGTCGGACTCCATCGCAATGTCTTGAACGGTATGAGAAGCTCCTTGATGCAGCCTGTGCTAGAGATGAAAATTATGAGCCAGGTGATGATCCCCGGAAATTGCGCCCTGGAGAGATTGACCCAAATCCCGAATCAAAGCCTGCTCGTCCAGATCCTGTTGATATGGATGAGGATGAGAAGGAAATGCTTTCTGAAGCTCGTGCTCGGCTTGCTAATACTAGAGGCAAGAAAGCGAAGAGGAAAGCTAGGGAGAAACAGCTTGAAGAGGCCAGGAGACTTGCTTCTTTGCAAAAAAGGAGGGAGCTTAAGGCTGCTGGAATTGATACGAGGCAACGGAAGAGGAAAAGGAAGGGGATTGACTATAATGCTGAAATTCCTTTTGAGAAGAGGCCTCCTCCAGGCTTTTATGATGTTGCTGATGAAGATAGACCCGTAGAGCAGCCTAAGTTCCCAACTACTATTGAGGAACTTGAGGGAAAAAGAAGAGTTGATATAGAAGCACAGTTAAGAAAGCAGGATATTGCGAAGAATAAAATTTCACAGAGGCAGGATACTCCATCAGCAATATTGCAGGCAAACAAGTTGAATGATCCAGAAACAGTAAGAAAGAGATCAAAACTTATGCTGCCATCACCCCAGATTTCTGATCATGAATTGGAGGAGATTGCAAAGATGGGATATGCCAGCGATCTTCTTGCAGAGAATGAGGAACTGGCTGGAGGGAGTGGTGCAACTCGTGCTCTTCTCGCAAATTATTCTCAGACACCACGTCCGGGAATGACACCTTTACGAACCCCACAAAGAACACCAGCTGGAAAAGGTGATGCTATTATGATGGAAGctgaaaatttggctaggctgAGAGAGTCCCAAACACCATTACTTGGTGGAGAAAATCCAGAGTTGCACCCTTCAGATTTCTCAGGGGTCACTCCTAAAACACAGATCCAAACACCAAACCCAATGTTGACTCCTGCTGCAACTCCTGGAACTGCAGGTCTTACACCTAGAACTGGAATGACACCATCAAGGGATGGCTATTCTTTTGCTTTGACCCCTAAAGGAACTCCCATCAGGGATGGGCTCCACATAAATGAAGAGATGGACCTACATGACAGTGCCAAACTTGAGCAGCGGAGACAAGCTGATCTAAGAAGGAATTTGCGATCTGGACTCGGTACTCTTCCACAGCCAAAGAATGAGTACCAGATAGTCATTCAGCCACCCCCAGAAGATAATGAAGAACCAGAGGAGAAGATTGAAGAAGACATGTCTGATCGGATTGCTAGAGAAAGGGCCGAGGAAGAAGCACGACAGCAGGCATTACTTAAGAAGAGATCAAAAGTGTTGCAGAGGGAGCTTCCGAGACCTCCTAGTGTCTCTCTGGAATTAATTAGAGATTCTTTGATGAGGACCGATGGTGACAAAAGTTCTTTTGTTCCCCCTACTTCAATTGAGCAGGCTGATGAAATGATAAGAAAAGAGCTTTTGTCCTTGCTGGAACATGATAATGCTAAATATCCACTTGATGAAAAGGCAAATAAGGCGAAGAAAAAAGGTGCCAAGCGTCCTGCAAATGGATCCATTCCCAGTATTGAAGATTTCGAAGAAGAGGAAATGAAAGAG GCTGATTCTTTGATTAAGGAGGAGGCTGAAATTCTTCGTGTGGCAATGGGGCATGAAAATGAATCTCTTGATGATTTTGTGGAAGCACATAATACTTGCCTAAATGATCTCATGTACTTCCCTACTCGTAATGCTTATGGTCTATCAAGTGTTGCTGGAAATATGGAGAAACTTGCGGCCTTGCAAACTGAATTTGAAAATGTGAAAAAGAAGATGGATAATGATAAGTCGAAGGCAGAAAGCATGGAGAAGAAGTACAATGTTCTCACACAGGGTTATGAG AGGCGAGCTGCAACTCTTTGGCGTCATATTGAGTCTACTGTTAAGCAGATAGATACTGCAGGAACAGAGCTAGAATGTTTTCAAGCATTACAAAAGCAGGAGCACTTAGCAGCATCACACAGAATAAATGGTCTCTGGGAGGAAGTCCAGAAACAGAAGGAGCTTGAACAAACCTTACAAAGACGCTACGGGAATCTCATGTCTGAGTTGGAAAGGATGCAAAGACTTATGAATGTATATAGAGCACAAGCAGAAAAGCAAGAAGAGGTAGGTGAAAAGAATCATGCTCTTGAGTTGTCTGAGGCTGCAGCAAGCCAAGTTGCTGTACCTAGCGCAGGACATTCAGAGCCTGCACCTTCCTTGGAGCATCTTGACTCTTCTCTTGATGGCCAACCAAGTGCAGAAGTTGATGTGAATGCTGATTCAGGAAAAGAACATGCTACTATGGATATTGGAACAGATGGAAACATGCACATAAATGAGCCATTGGTTGTGGAAGACAAAGGAGATGATATCACACAGACACTTAATAAGATGAGTGGGGATGCTGCTACAAGTTCTGAGGTTGCTACAGAATCTATAAATCCGGATTCATTCTCTACCAAACAGGAAAGCATCCAAGAAACGGTTGAATCTACCGAGGTTGACAATTCTTGTGTCTTGGGTGGAGACACTTCTGAAAATCAAACTGGAATGGAGGAATAG
- the LOC108463613 gene encoding actin-related protein 2/3 complex subunit 5A-like, protein MAEAEKSMGSDNVEDILTKIENKSLKIESLIKQYKPIEAIKTALEGYPPQDERCKFANWIVVRKALMAIKDVEGILRSLNPQYYDILMKYVYRGLSTGDRTTCDQCLKIHEKLTEKAGFGCILRSLADTVNTV, encoded by the exons ATGGCAGAAGCGGAGAAATCTATGGGATCTGATAACGTCGAGGATATACTAACAAAAATAGAAAACAAATCTCTGAAGATCGAGAGCTTAATTAAACA GTATAAACCCATTGAAGCTATTAAAACTGCGCTTGAGGGTTATCCTCCTCAAGATGAACGATGCAAG TTTGCGAATTGGATAGTTGTGCGTAAAGCATTAATGGCTATAAAAGATGTTGAAGGAATACTCCGTTCTTTAAATCCCCAGTACTATGATATTCTTATGAA GTATGTATATAGAGGATTGTCGACTGGAGATCGTACCACATGTGATCAATGCCTTAAGATCCATGAAAAGCTGACAGAGAAAGCAGGTTTTGGATGCATACTTCGTTCCCTTGCAGACACTGTGAACACAGTTTGA
- the LOC108462587 gene encoding serine/threonine-protein phosphatase 7 long form homolog, giving the protein MTGPPSLLIEDYLREADFWHVEMIGRGCKLDPKLISALIERWRPETHTFHLPCGECTITLEDVHLQLGLPVDGDAVTESVHSADWGAVCYELLGAIPDNINGGRIEMDWLRDTFPKPDDDSTELEKIRYARAYILQIIGGYLMPDLSRNLVHLRWLLKLVDFRAAGEFSWGSAVLATLYREMCGATRPNKAKIGGGTIWQVMLDYLPALKIYGSNRATVGSTSPIGQLCYCGDAPIRQSITAIWIPTTDSCGT; this is encoded by the exons ATGACTGGTCCTCCATCACTGTTGATAGAGGATTACCTACGGGAAGCGGATTTTTGGCATGTGGAAATGATAGGCCGGGGGTGTAAGTTGGACCCGAAACTTATTAGCGCGTTGATAGAAaggtggagacccgagacgcACACATTTCATCTTCCATGTGGAGAGTGCACTATCACTTTGGAAGACGTGCATTTGCAATTAGGATTGCCGGTGGACGGGGACGCAGTCACTGAATCTGTTCATTCTGCTGATTGGGGAGCAGTATGTTACGAGCTTTTGGGTGCTATTCCGGATAATATTAACGGAGGTCGGATCGAGATGGActggttacgagacacatttCCGAAGCCGGATGATGATTCTACCGAACTAGAAAAAATTCGATATGCTCGAGCATACATTCTTCAGATAattggaggttatctgatgcCGGACTTGTCACGAAACCTTGTACATCTGAGATGGCTGCTGAAACTTGTTGATTTTAGAGCAGCTGGTGAATTTAGTTGGGGGTCTGCCGTGTTGGCAACACTGTACCGGGAGATGTGCGGGGCTACGCGACCTAATAAAGCAAAAATCggag gtggaaccatttGGCAAGTTATGCTCGATTACCTACCTGCCTTGAAGATATACGGTTCTAATAGAGCAACGGTCGGAAGCACAA GTCCCATTGGTCAACTTTGCTATTGTGGAGATGCACCAATCAGACAGAGTATTACGGCAATTTGGATTCCGACAACCGATTCTTGTGGCACCTGA
- the LOC108463439 gene encoding phosphoenolpyruvate carboxylase kinase 1-like, whose translation MSETLKNKYQVCEEIGRGRFGIISRVFCPKTQASFASKSIHKRLLTDPIDRQCLENEPKIMTLLSPHSNILQIHDMFDSDDTLHLILDLCQPYTLHDQILQPPSHLSEPKAASYMQQLVSGLAHCHRFGIVHRDIKPDNIFFDFRGKLKIGDFGSATWLGEVGTSHGLVGTPYYVAPEIVMGRGYNEKVDVWSAGVVLYVMLAGVPPFYGETAEEIFEAVLRGNLRFPSRIFRSVSGEAKELLRKMICRDVSRRLSAEQVLRHAWMLKGGEATAVE comes from the exons ATGAGTGAAACATTGAAGAACAAGTACCAAGTATGTGAAGAGATTGGAAGAGGGCGGTTTGGGATCATCTCTCGAGTGTTTTGTCCTAAAACCCAAGCCTCCTTCGCCTCTAAATCCATCCACAAACGCCTTCTTACAGACCCCATTGATCGACAATGTCTAGAAAACGAGCCCAAAATCATGACCCTTCTGTCTCCCCACTCcaacatcctacaaatccacgACATGTTCGATTCTGATGACACCCTTCACCTCATTCTCGACCTTTGTCAACCTTATACTCTTCACGACCAGATTTTACAACCTCCTTCTCACTTGTCTGAACCCAAAGCTGCTTCTTACATGCAACAGCTTGTGTCTGGTTTAGCTCATTGTCACAGGTTTGGGATCGTTCATAGAGATATTAAGCCTGATAATATTTTCTTTGATTTTAGAGGTAAATTAAAGATTGGGGATTTCGGTTCAGCAACATGGTTAGGGGAAGTTGGAACATCCCATGGATTGGTGGGGACACCTTACTATGTTGCTCCTGAAATTGTGATGGGGAGAGGTTACAATGAGAAGGTTGATGTTTGGAGTGCTGGTGTGGTTTTGTATGTTATGTTGGCCGGTGTTCCACCGTTTTATGGTGAGACGGctgaggagatatttgaggctGTTTTGAGAGGGAATCTAAGGTTCCCTTCAAGGATTTTCAGGTCAGTTTCAGGTGAAGCTAAGGAGTTGTTGAGGAAGATGATTTGCAGAGATGTTTCCAGGAGATTATCTGCAGAACAAGTTTTGA GGCATGCTTGGATGTTGAAAGGAGGTGAAGCAACTGCAGTAGAGTGA
- the LOC108464433 gene encoding serine/threonine-protein phosphatase PP1-like, whose protein sequence is MDQGLLDDIINRLLEVRGRPGKQVQLSESEIRQLCLVSKEIFLQQPNLLELEAPIKICGDIHGQYSDLLRLFEYGGLPPDANYLFLGDYVDRGKQSLETICLLLAYKIKHPENFFLLRGNHECASINRIYGFYDECKRRFNVRLWRTFTECFNCLPVAALIDEKILCMHGGLSPDLNNLDQIRSLHRPTDVPDTGLLCDLLWSDPSKDVQGWGMNDRGVSFTFGPDKVSEFLQKHDLDLICRAHQVVEDGYEFFADRQLVTIFSAPNYCGEFDNAGAMMSVDETLMCSFQILKPADKKPRFNFGGTATARPGSASASVFGSTTTAKPGNTPAGVKSFLGTRI, encoded by the exons ATGGATCAAGGGTTACTGGATGATATTATAAACCGGCTTTTGGAAGTTAGGGGTCGACCAGGGAAACAAGTTCAGTTATCTGAATCAGAGATCCGGCAGCTTTGTTTGGTTTCTAAAGAGATTTTCTTACAACAACCTAATTTGTTGGAACTTGAAGCCCCCATCAAGATTTGTG GTGATATTCATGGTCAATATTCTGATCTTTTAAGGCTTTTTGAGTACGGTGGATTGCCGCCAGATGCCAACTACTTATTTTTGGGGGACTATGTTGATCGAGGCAAGCAAAGTCTGGAGACCATATGTCTTCTTCTTGCTTACAAGATAAAACACCCTGAAAACTTTTTCCTCTTGAGGGGTAACCATGAATGTGCTTCTATAAACCGCATATATGGGTTCTATGATGAGTGTAAGAGAAGATTTAATGTTAGGCTATGGAGGACGTTCACAGAATGTTTTAACTGCCTTCCAGTGGCAGCATTAATCGATGAGAAGATTCTGTGCATGCATGGAGGCCTTTCTCCCGATCTGAATAATTTGGATCAGATTCGAAGTTTACACCGCCCAACTGACGTACCAGACACAGGTTTGCTCTGTGATCTTCTCTGGTCAGATCCCAGTAAAGATGTTCAAGGTTGGGGAATGAACGACAGAGGTGTTTCATTTACTTTTGGTCCTGACAAAGTGTCAGAATTTTTACAGAAACATGACCTAGATCTCATTTGCCGTGCCCACCAG GTTGTGGAAGATGGATATGAGTTTTTCGCCGACCGACAACTTGTAACTATATTTTCAGCGCCCAATTATTGCGGGGAATTCGATAATGCTGGAGCCATGATGAGTGTGGATGAGACTTTAATGTGCTCCTTTCAAATATTGAAGCCTGCTGATAAAAAACCCCGATTTAACTTTGGGGGCACGGCCACAGCCAGGCCTGGTAGCGCTTCTGCCAGTGTCTTTGGCAGCACGACAACAGCAAAGCCCGGAAATACTCCAGCGGGAGTCAAG TCGTTCCTCGGCACAAGGATATGA
- the LOC108462932 gene encoding uncharacterized protein LOC108462932 has translation MRKAGPRKEGNYTNPCLTMHQPWASLLVYGIKRIEGRSWPAPIRGRLWIHAASKVPDESTIKAMEDFYREIYALNGITDIKFPEHYPISRLLGCVEVVGCLTCEELVQWEALPEGVRLEGQTDFCWLCEQPKKLLVPFEMRGYQRVYNLEKKIYEAAVRGLVPVDGPAPVKFPLPNLRDPFSLKPGSIVASFSNSKASAIEKSSSLSAAIAGARAAATQFSKDQNIRTNAILNSAPDSTSTETRTIFIEDDRIPDGNLKEGSMEANSASKQSDYVEEEGSSSRNQPPTRPEQDSGAPSKIFAAALRGLKPS, from the exons ATGAGAAAAGCAGGGCCAAGAAAGGAAGGGAACTACACGAATCCATGTTTAACGATGCATCAGCCATGGGCTTCATTGTTAGTTTATGGGATCAAACGTATAGAAGGCAGGTCTTGGCCTGCTCCAATCAGAG GCCGCCTTTGGATACATGCTGCCAGTAAAGTCCCGGATGAATCTACGATCAAAGCAATGGAGGATTTCTATAGGGAAATTTACGCATTGAATGGAATTACCGATATTAAATTTCCAGAACATTACCCTATCTCAAGACTGCTAG GGTGTGTCGAAGTGGTTGGCTGTTTGACATGTGAAGAATTGGTTCAATGGGAGGCACTACCTGAAGGG GTTAGGCTAGAAGGACAAACTGATTTTTGCTGGCTCTGTGAACAACCAAAG AAATTGTTAGTTCCATTCGAGATGCGAGGATACCAGCGTGTTTATAATTTGGAAAAGAAG ATATATGAGGCTGCTGTTAGAGGCCTTGTCCCAGTTGATGGTCCGGCACCTGTAAAATTTCCATTACCAAACCTGAGGGATCCTTTCTCCTTGAAGCCGGGATCGATTGTGGCTTCCTTTTCTAATTCAAAAGCATCTGCCATTGAGAAATCATCTAGTCTCAGTGCAGCAATAGCTGGTGCACGAGCAGCTGCTACACAGTTTTCAAAGGACCAAAATATCCGTACAAATGCCATCCTGAACAGTGCACCTGATTCAACATCGACTGAAACACGGACGATATTTATAGAAGATGATAGAATACCTGATGGTAACTTAAAGGAAggatccatggaggcaaattcaGCCTCAAAGCAAAGTGACTATGTCGAGGAAGAGGGAAGCAGTAGTCGCAATCAACCTCCTACACGTCCAGAACAGGATTCAGGTGCCCCATCTAAG atttttgctGCGGCGTTAAGGGGGCTGAAGCCATCGTGA